A genomic region of Hypomesus transpacificus isolate Combined female chromosome 19, fHypTra1, whole genome shotgun sequence contains the following coding sequences:
- the bco1 gene encoding beta,beta-carotene 15,15'-dioxygenase, with protein MYYDYSKNKEENPDPTKADLKGNIPNWLQGTLLRNGPGMFSLGETSYNHWFDGMALMHSFTFKDGEMIYQSKYLRGDTYKDNIAAKRIVVSEMGTMAYPDPSKNFISRAITFLNHTVPDFTDNCGNNFLRYGKDYYATSETNYIRKIDPVTLETQDKVDYLKFLAVNLVTSHPHYDKEGNTYNMGTTIADKGKTRYTIFKVPASCEKDAAKETPALKNVEVLSTIPCRSLLSPSYYHSFGMTDNYFIFIEQPLKLDILKMATAYMRGINWASCLKYSPDENTLIHLIDRKTGKEVGTKYYTGAMVVYHHVNAFEEDGHVVCDVIAYEDNSLYDMFYLSKIKEESGSGSLKKLPSYSRFALPVQSDKGAEVGEDLVTLKYTTASAVKQKEGKLLCQPEVVCQGVEVPRLNYDFNGKKHRFAYMTCVETTGTATKITKFDVETKNMIEWHEDKCWPSEPVFIPRPNGEAEDDGVVLISVINSNPGQSDFLLVLDAKSFKEIARAYVNVELHMDMHGFFIPQGN; from the exons ATGTATTACGACTACTCAAAAAACAAAGAAGAAAATCCAGATCCGACGAAGGCGGATCTCAAAG GTAACATCCCCAACTGGCTACAAGGAACGCTACTGCGCAATGGACCAGGGATGTTTTCGCTTGGAGAAACCTCTTATAACCACTGGTTTGACGGGATGGCCCTGATGCACAGCTTCACCTTCAAAGATG GAGAAATGATTTACCAAAGCAAATATTTACGAGGGGACACATACAAGGACAACATTGCAGCCAAAAGAATAGTTGTCTCTGAAATGGGAACTATGGCCTATCCAGATCCAAGCAAAAACTTTATTTCAAG AGCTATCACTTTTCTCAATCACACTGTCCCGGATTTCACTGACAACTGTGGAAACAATTTTCTAAGATATGGGAAGGATTATTATGCTACTTCTGAAACAAACTACATCCGCAAGATCGACCCTGTGACATTAGAGACTCAAGACAAG GTGGATTACTTGAAGTTCCTAGCTGTGAATCTGGTGACATCTCACCCACATTATGATAAAGAGGGAAACACCTACAACATGGGGACAACTATAGCTGACAAGGGCAAAACAAGATACACAATATTCAAGGTTCCAGCCAGCTGTGAGAAAG ATGCCGCCAAGGAAACACCTGCTCTGAAGAACGTGGAGGTGCTGAGCACCATTCCTTGCCGTTCTCTCCTCAGCCCAAGCTACTACCACAGCTTCGGCATGACCGACAATTACTTCATCTTTATTGAACAGCCATTGAAACTGGATATACTCAAGATGGCCACTGCATACATGAGAGGGATCAACTGGGCCAGCTGCCTGAAATACTCTCCAGATGAAAAT ACTCTGATTCACCTGATAGACAGGAAAACCGGCAAAGAGGTTGGGACAAAGTACTACACAGGTGCCATGGTGGTCTACCACCACGTGAATGCCTTTGAAGAGGATGGTCACGTTGTCTGTGACGTCATTGCTTATGAAGATAACAGTTTATACGATATGTTCTATTTAAGCAAAATTAAAGAGGAATCTGGGTCTGGGTCCTTAAAGAAGCTGCCATCCTACAGTAGATTTGCTCTTCCAGTACAGTCTGACAAG GGTGCTGAGGTTGGTGAAGATTTAGTGACACTCAAGTATACGACAGCCAGCGCTGTAAAACAGAAAGAAGGCAAGCTTCTCTGCCAACCAGAAGTGGTCTGTCAAG gcgtGGAAGTTCCCAGATTGAACTATGACTTCAACGGGAAGAAGCACAGGTTTGCTTACATGACTTGTGTGGAGACGACTGGAACGGCAACAAAG ATCACGAAGTTTGACGTTGAGACGAAGAACATGATAGAGTGGCATGAGGACAAGTGTTGGCCTTCAGAACCTGTGTTCATTCCCAGGCCCAATGGAGAGGCAGAAGATGACG GTGTTGTCCTAATATCAGTCATCAACTCCAACCCAGGACAGTCTGACTTTCTCCTGGTGCTTGATGCTAAATCATTCAAGGAGATTGCTCGAGCATATGTGAATGTAGAGCTCCACATGGATATGCACGGATTTTTCATCCCCCAAGGAAACTAG
- the bco1l gene encoding beta-carotene oxygenase 1, like — translation MQAIFAKNGSETPVPVKAEIKGAVPEWLQGTLLRNGPGKFTVGDMAYNHWFDGMALIHSFTFKDGEVYYRSKFLNSETYKKNTGANRIIVSEFGTMIYPDPCKNIFSRTFSHLCKIIPDFTDNNLINIIRYGKDYYASSEVNYINQIDPMTLETVGRTNYRNHIALNLATAHPHYDEEGNTYNMGTALMSFGRPKYVIFKVPADASDKNNKKPALRKLEQVCSIPFRSTLFPSYFHSFGMTENYIIFVEQPFKLDILRLATAYFRGVNWGSCLKYDKEDTTLIHLVDRKTGKIVSTKFYTDALMVFHHVNAYEDEGHVVFDMIIYEESNIYEMFYIQNMTQETSQFVENNKSFSPPIVQRFVLPLNVQKDTPTGTNLVTLSDTTATAVTQKDGSIYCGSDTVFEGLELPGINYKFNGKKYRYFYGSRVEWSPQPNMIAKVDTVTRKHLFWTQDNCYPSEPVFVASPGAVEEDDGVILSSVISSDPKESSFMLVLNAKTFEEIARASIDASIHIDLHGLFIPAQD, via the exons ATGCAGGCTATATTTGCAAAGAACGGATCTGAAACTCCTGTACCTGTCAAGGCAGAAATAAAAG GTGCTGTTCCTGAGTGGCTACAAGGGACTTTGCTGCGTAATGGACCCGGCAAGTTCACAGTGGGGGATATGGCCTACAACCATTGGTTTGATGGCATGGCCTTAATTCACAGCTTCACCTTCAAAGATG GTGAGGTCTATTACAGGAGTAAGTTCCTAAACAGTGAAACTTACAAGAAAAACACAGGAGCCAACCGGATAATTGTGTCTGAATTTGGGACGATGATCTACCCAGACCCttgcaaaaatatattttctag AACATTCAGCCACCTATGCAAAATCATCCCTGACTTCACAGATAACAACCTAATAAACATCATTAGGTATGGTAAAGATTACTATGCCTCATCAGAAGTTAACTACATCAATCAAATTGACCCCATGACCTTAGAAACAGTTGGAAGG ACCAACTACAGGAACCACATAGCTCTGAACCTGGCCACAGCACACCCTCACTATGACGAGGAGGGGAACACGTACAACATGGGCACTGCTCTCATGAGTTTTGGCAGGCCCAAGTACGTCATCTTTAAGGTGCCAGCTGATGCTTCAG ATAAAAACAATAAGAAGCCCGCTTTGAGAAAGTTGGAACAGGTGTGCTCCATTCCCTTCCGCTCCACCCTGTTCCCCAGCTACTTCCACAGCTTTGGCATGACGGAAAACTACATCATTTTCGTCGAGCAGCCTTTCAAACTGGACATTCTCCGTCTGGCAACAGCTTACTTCAGAGGGGTCAACTGGGGCAGCTGCCTCAAATACGACAAAGAAGACACT ACGCTGATCCACCTGGTCGACAGGAAGACGGGCAAGATCGTGTCAACCAAGTTCTACACCGACGCTCTGATGGTGTTCCACCACGTCAATGCCTACGAGGACGAGGGGCATGTGGTTTTCGACATGATCATCTACGAAGAAAGCAACATCTACGAAATGTTCTACATTCAGAACATGACACAGGAGACCAGCCAGTTCGTTGAGAACAACAAGAGCTTCTCGCCACCCATTGTTCAGAGATTTGTCCTGCCTTTGAACGTGCAGAAG GACACTCCTACAGGAACTAACCTGGTGACACTTTCAGATACAACTGCCACAGCAGTAACCCAGAAAGATGGCTCTATCTACTGTGGTTCTGACACTGTGTTTGAGG GTTTGGAGTTACCGGGGATCAATTACAAATTCAATGGCAAGAAGTACCGTTACTTCTATGGCTCAAGGGTGGAGTGGTCTCCACAGCCAAATATG ATTGCAAAGGTGGACACTGTGACCAGGAAGCATCTGTTTTGGACACAAGACAACTGCTACCCTTCAGAGCCTGTCTTTGTGGCTTCACCtggagctgtggaggaggatgatg GTGTAATTTTGTCCTCGGTTATATCCTCCGATCCAAAGGAATCCTCCTTCATGCTTGTACTCAACGCGAAAACCTTTGAAGAAATAGCTCGAGCCTCCATTGATGCCAGTATTCACATAGATTTGCATGGGCTCTTCATCCCTGCTCAGGACTGA